The window ctccttaATTTAGACATAAACTTAATTAGCTATGCCGCTCCTCTCTCTAATCTCCCCTCCAAAGATTATGGTTGGTAGGAGATGGATGAGTTCCTGATCATCTTCTTGCTCTAAAATGGAAGGTTTCCAATGGATTCCAGCTTCTGAATCTTGCAGCTAGCTAGGTAGGTAGGTAGCTGGTAGCTTAGCTAGGCAGTCAGGCAGATGGTGTGTTGTTGCTTCTGCTGTGATCGCTCGCATACGTAGATAAGGTTAGAGGTTGATCGCTCGGTAGATGGTACTGATGGCCGGGATGCTTCCCGGAGTGgagtgcgcgcggcggcgacgtctccggcagggcggcggggaggcgccGTGCGGGACGCGGCGGCCGTCATTGTGCCTGTACGCCGGCGGCCACGACCACGCCCTCCTTGGCTCCTCCGCTTGTAAGGTAGAGATTTCGAGATCATGAACTAATGTTACATCTTTTTTAAACACAAATACAGGACAATCATAGATCAGATATTGAATTTGAAATCGCGGTATTTGGAATTGGAATTATGTTGCAGCAGCAGAGGAGCGCGTGCGAGGAGCAGCAGCCCGGGTGGTGGACGCTGGACAGCAACGTGCGGGAGGCGAAGGAGAGGCTGGACCAGAAGCTGCGGAGCCAGAGGGaatccgccgtcgtcgtcgtcaagaGGTGCTcctctaatactccctccgtttttaaatgtttgacaccgttaactttttagcacatatttaaccgttcgtcttatttaaaaaattttatgaaatatgtaaaactatatacatacataaaaaagaattaataattacttaatttttttaataaaacaaatggtcaaacatgtttaaaaaaatcaatggcgtcaattatttagaaatagagggagtataatctAATCTCCTTGAGTTTGACTGTTTACTAATAATtaattttgcatgcatgcaggcatAACAAAGCGCAGGTGGCAGGAACGAGcagtgacggcggcgagcagtcAACGGCAACTACGGCGGCGCCGCAGTGGGAGGTGTACACGAGGaaagaagggcggcggcggatgtGGTTCAGGAGGTTGGGGCGGAGGCcgacgccggaggaggaggaggagtgcgcGGTGTGTCTAGAGGAGCTGCGTGccggggaggcggtggcgcaccTCCCCTGCACGCACCGCTTCCACTGGGGCTGCGCCGT of the Oryza sativa Japonica Group chromosome 2, ASM3414082v1 genome contains:
- the LOC4331022 gene encoding uncharacterized protein isoform X1, which translates into the protein MVLMAGMLPGVECARRRRLRQGGGEAPCGTRRPSLCLYAGGHDHALLGSSACKQQRSACEEQQPGWWTLDSNVREAKERLDQKLRSQRESAVVVVKRHNKAQVAGTSSDGGEQSTATTAAPQWEVYTRKEGRRRMWFRRLGRRPTPEEEEECAVCLEELRAGEAVAHLPCTHRFHWGCAVPWVQTASRCPVCRAAVYLTSPAPAASNNYN
- the LOC4331022 gene encoding uncharacterized protein isoform X2 codes for the protein MVLMAGMLPGVECARRRRLRQGGGEAPCGTRRPSLCLYAGGHDHALLGSSACKQRSACEEQQPGWWTLDSNVREAKERLDQKLRSQRESAVVVVKRHNKAQVAGTSSDGGEQSTATTAAPQWEVYTRKEGRRRMWFRRLGRRPTPEEEEECAVCLEELRAGEAVAHLPCTHRFHWGCAVPWVQTASRCPVCRAAVYLTSPAPAASNNYN